The following proteins are co-located in the Micromonospora coriariae genome:
- a CDS encoding alpha/beta hydrolase, which produces MDLFGGHHTFFDYWVALIGDGLTLIVAAVIGRLLWPLGRSEPRGAPADPLDFAAATRVAENIVSAEAADPLLRPESRSRLLSHGSRTGRSVLLLHGYTHAPDQYDELAEEFFARGYNVWVPRAPHHGTVDRRAHHQVEAGELTTYAAESLTVAAGLGDEVGVVGISGGGVLAAWLAQVRGDVVRRVLLLSPFFGPDPRQAPAFAVKPLILLYGRRILPDRVTARGYSLSAVAQYLAIARGLPRRPRRTGLLTAAVAISPLDGVVDRRAAVTVPARIAEANAIPLRVCELPESLGVRHDVLDLAALGTDGSDLRRRYVELYEGESQPTSGLARTAGASE; this is translated from the coding sequence ATGGACCTGTTCGGTGGGCACCACACCTTCTTCGACTACTGGGTCGCCCTCATCGGCGACGGGCTGACGCTCATCGTGGCGGCGGTCATCGGGCGCCTTCTCTGGCCGTTGGGCCGCAGTGAACCGCGTGGCGCACCTGCGGACCCGCTCGACTTCGCCGCCGCCACCCGCGTCGCCGAGAACATCGTCTCGGCGGAGGCCGCGGATCCGCTGCTCAGGCCGGAGTCACGCAGCCGGTTGCTGAGCCACGGCTCTCGTACCGGTAGGTCGGTGCTGCTGCTGCACGGATACACCCACGCGCCGGACCAGTACGACGAGCTGGCTGAGGAGTTCTTCGCCCGTGGCTACAACGTGTGGGTGCCGCGCGCTCCCCACCACGGCACCGTCGACCGGCGGGCCCATCACCAGGTCGAGGCCGGTGAGCTGACCACGTACGCCGCCGAGTCGCTCACCGTCGCGGCGGGTCTCGGGGACGAGGTCGGTGTCGTGGGGATCTCCGGCGGCGGGGTCCTGGCCGCCTGGCTGGCCCAGGTCCGCGGTGACGTCGTGCGGCGCGTGCTGCTGCTGTCGCCGTTCTTCGGCCCCGACCCTCGTCAGGCGCCGGCGTTCGCCGTCAAGCCGCTCATCCTGCTGTACGGGCGCCGCATCCTGCCCGACCGCGTCACCGCGCGCGGCTACTCCCTGTCCGCGGTCGCCCAGTACCTGGCGATCGCGCGCGGTCTCCCGCGCCGACCACGACGGACCGGTCTGCTGACCGCGGCGGTCGCGATCAGTCCACTCGACGGGGTGGTGGACCGTCGGGCGGCGGTGACGGTGCCGGCCAGGATCGCCGAGGCGAACGCGATCCCTCTGCGGGTCTGCGAGTTGCCGGAGTCGTTGGGCGTCCGCCACGACGTGCTGGACCTCGCCGCGCTCGGCACCGACGGATCCGACCTGCGCCGGCGGTACGTCGAGCTGTACGAGGGAGAGTCCCAGCCCACGTCCGGACTCGCCCGGACGGCCGGCGCGAGCGAGTAG
- a CDS encoding flavin-containing monooxygenase, translating into MRIAVVGAGFAGLSAAKVLRQSGFDVTVFDKAPDVGGVWSRTRRYPGLRTQNDKGTYHLSDLPMPAHYPQWPTGGQVQQYLESYVEMFGLGAVLRLSTEVVSAALLDDETGWLLASRPAGQDPVTVERYDHLIVANGIFSDPLVPSFDGREDFTAAGGRVLAAGDIHDLAAARGKNVLVVGYGKSSCDVAVPLSDVAAQTHLVARELLWKMPRKLGNALNYKYLLLTRMGEALFRYLELKGVERFLHGPGDGLRRALLDSVGSVATRQLKLRQLGLVPNGTFQDIARSTVSLATEGFFERVADGRITVHRDRTIRELLVDGGRPAARLDDGTVLAADLVVCGTGFRQHVPFFDDALHARLQDAAGNFMLYRQILPIDVPRLTFAGYNSSFFSPLSAEMAAVWTAAYLRGGIALPPRERMREEVHTRVAWMAARTSGRHARGTNVIPFSMHTIDEVLDELGLNLGRLARARQWLLPVDPRSYRGVTPRMIRRTAGGGATGRVEPNPAPRAAR; encoded by the coding sequence ATGAGGATCGCCGTCGTCGGCGCTGGATTCGCCGGTCTGAGCGCAGCGAAGGTGCTGCGGCAGAGTGGCTTCGACGTCACAGTGTTCGACAAGGCGCCCGACGTCGGCGGGGTGTGGAGCCGTACCCGTCGTTACCCCGGCCTGCGTACCCAGAACGACAAGGGCACCTACCACCTCTCCGACCTCCCGATGCCCGCGCACTACCCGCAGTGGCCCACGGGCGGGCAGGTCCAGCAGTACCTGGAGAGCTACGTGGAGATGTTCGGGCTCGGCGCCGTCCTGCGTCTCTCCACGGAGGTCGTCTCCGCGGCACTCCTGGACGACGAGACCGGCTGGCTGCTCGCGTCGCGCCCGGCGGGTCAGGACCCGGTGACCGTGGAGCGGTACGACCACCTCATCGTCGCCAACGGCATCTTCTCCGATCCTCTCGTCCCGTCCTTCGACGGACGCGAGGACTTCACCGCCGCGGGCGGACGCGTCCTGGCGGCGGGCGATATCCACGACCTCGCGGCGGCCCGGGGAAAGAACGTCCTGGTCGTCGGCTACGGCAAGTCCTCCTGCGACGTGGCGGTCCCCCTGAGCGACGTCGCCGCCCAGACCCACCTCGTCGCCCGAGAGCTGCTCTGGAAGATGCCCAGGAAGCTCGGCAACGCGCTCAACTACAAGTACCTCCTGCTCACCAGGATGGGTGAGGCGCTGTTCCGCTACCTCGAACTGAAGGGCGTCGAGCGGTTCCTGCACGGTCCGGGAGACGGTCTGCGCCGTGCCCTGCTGGACAGCGTCGGGTCGGTCGCGACCCGGCAGCTCAAGCTGCGCCAGCTGGGCCTCGTGCCGAACGGCACCTTCCAGGACATCGCCCGCAGCACCGTCAGCCTCGCCACGGAAGGCTTCTTCGAGCGCGTCGCCGACGGCCGCATCACCGTCCATCGGGACCGGACGATCAGAGAGCTCCTGGTCGACGGCGGTCGACCGGCCGCCCGCCTCGACGACGGCACGGTGCTCGCCGCGGACCTGGTGGTCTGTGGCACCGGTTTCCGGCAGCACGTTCCGTTCTTCGATGACGCGTTGCACGCCCGGCTTCAGGACGCCGCCGGCAACTTCATGCTCTACCGGCAGATCCTGCCGATCGACGTCCCACGCCTGACCTTCGCCGGCTACAACTCCTCGTTCTTCAGCCCGCTGAGCGCGGAGATGGCGGCGGTCTGGACCGCCGCGTACCTGCGGGGCGGGATCGCGCTGCCGCCCCGGGAGCGGATGCGCGAGGAGGTTCACACGCGGGTGGCCTGGATGGCGGCGCGGACCAGCGGGCGGCACGCCCGGGGCACGAACGTCATCCCGTTCTCCATGCACACCATCGACGAGGTGCTCGATGAGCTGGGCCTCAACCTCGGCCGGTTGGCACGGGCCCGACAGTGGTTGTTGCCCGTCGACCCGCGCTCCTACCGGGGGGTGACGCCCCGCATGATCCGGCGTACCGCCGGTGGCGGCGCGACGGGCCGGGTCGAACCGAATCCCGCCCCTCGCGCGGCGCGGTGA
- a CDS encoding AraC family transcriptional regulator: protein MTVRTDNVEHARAEVGRVFCPHRLTPQAGVRDVRLRMAARRVGGVGIIDLDYGQAVRIQPGPLETFYLVQIPRSGSTMMRHAGRSVTSTPDVASVLSPYDASDMHWSAGSPHRIFYADRRAVDRELARLLGRPVDGPVRLDIGMSMTTAAARAWARGVDFLADELSQPMDTSLLDHPQVAARFEQGLIGKLLLAHRHTYSDQLAEPAGHTAPGRLVRRARALIADHHDEALTVGDVAEALRVSVRTLQDCFRRELRTTPTAYLRACRLDAVHRALRAAGPGTSVTTVALQHGFVHLGRFAGDYRVRFGESPSTTLRG from the coding sequence GTGACGGTCAGGACGGACAACGTCGAGCACGCTCGTGCCGAGGTGGGTCGCGTCTTCTGCCCGCACCGGCTCACACCACAGGCGGGTGTCCGCGACGTTCGACTGCGGATGGCGGCCCGCCGCGTGGGCGGCGTGGGCATCATCGACCTCGACTACGGCCAGGCGGTGCGGATCCAACCCGGCCCGCTGGAGACGTTCTATCTCGTGCAGATCCCGCGCAGCGGCAGCACGATGATGCGGCACGCCGGCCGTAGCGTGACCTCGACGCCCGACGTCGCGTCCGTCCTCTCCCCCTACGACGCGTCCGACATGCACTGGTCCGCGGGTTCGCCGCACCGCATCTTCTACGCCGACCGGCGCGCGGTCGACCGGGAGCTCGCCCGCCTGCTGGGTCGTCCGGTGGACGGCCCGGTCCGCCTCGACATCGGCATGAGCATGACCACGGCCGCCGCGAGAGCGTGGGCACGCGGGGTGGACTTCCTCGCCGACGAACTGTCGCAGCCGATGGACACGTCCCTGCTCGACCACCCTCAGGTCGCCGCTCGGTTCGAGCAGGGACTCATCGGCAAGTTGTTGCTGGCCCACAGGCACACCTACTCCGACCAGCTCGCCGAGCCGGCGGGCCATACGGCTCCCGGGCGCCTCGTGCGCCGGGCCCGCGCCCTGATCGCGGACCACCACGACGAGGCACTGACGGTCGGGGATGTCGCGGAGGCGCTCCGGGTGAGCGTACGAACGCTGCAGGACTGCTTCCGCCGGGAGTTGCGGACCACGCCGACGGCGTACCTGCGCGCATGCCGGCTCGACGCGGTCCACCGTGCGCTGCGCGCGGCCGGTCCCGGTACGTCCGTGACGACCGTCGCCCTGCAACACGGGTTCGTCCACCTTGGCCGCTTCGCCGGCGACTACCGCGTGCGCTTCGGCGAGTCGCCGTCCACCACCCTGCGTGGCTGA
- a CDS encoding PP2C family protein-serine/threonine phosphatase, translated as MIDVQGSGSDERLRRIEAVTDAALSQLDVKDLLEELVDRVREVLGVDTAAILLLDLHAQQLVTTATKGLGEETREGARIPVGRGFAGRIAQERQPVILDDVADADDPALIGRGVRSLLGVPMLVGGELIGVLHVGSLRPHRFTDDDVRLLQLAADRASLASRTRASGLDRSAALALQRSLLPTHLPDAPGVDMAARYVPGHDAGVGGDWYDVFTLPSGWLGVVIGDVSGHGLRSAVVMGRLRSALRAYALVCDDPASALTLLDRKIQHFETGNLATVLYAMISPDRTIIRVSLAGHLQPVLAAPGRPAETVQIPVDLPLGVGPRQPVRRCTDVVFPSDAVLICYTDGLVERRGEVIDVGIDRLCAAVEPGRAEEVCARVMTTLAGEQSTDDIALLAIHSANRPIS; from the coding sequence GTGATTGACGTGCAGGGGAGCGGGAGCGACGAGCGGCTGCGTCGCATCGAGGCGGTTACCGACGCCGCGCTGTCCCAGCTCGACGTCAAGGACCTTCTGGAAGAGCTGGTTGATCGTGTCCGCGAGGTGCTTGGCGTTGACACCGCGGCCATCCTGCTGCTGGACCTGCACGCCCAGCAGTTGGTGACCACCGCGACGAAGGGCCTGGGGGAAGAGACCCGCGAAGGTGCCCGGATCCCCGTCGGCCGGGGCTTCGCCGGCCGGATCGCCCAGGAGAGACAGCCCGTCATACTGGACGACGTCGCCGACGCCGACGACCCGGCTCTGATCGGCCGAGGGGTCCGCTCGTTGTTGGGTGTGCCCATGCTCGTCGGAGGCGAGCTGATCGGCGTCCTGCACGTCGGCAGCCTGCGGCCGCACCGATTCACCGATGACGACGTGCGGTTGCTGCAGCTCGCCGCCGACCGGGCAAGCCTTGCCAGTCGGACCCGGGCCAGTGGCCTCGACCGCAGCGCCGCCCTCGCGCTGCAACGAAGCCTGCTGCCCACCCACCTGCCCGACGCGCCAGGTGTGGACATGGCAGCCCGCTACGTACCCGGTCACGACGCCGGCGTCGGCGGCGACTGGTACGACGTGTTCACCCTGCCGTCGGGTTGGCTGGGTGTCGTCATCGGCGACGTGTCCGGACACGGCCTGCGCTCGGCGGTCGTCATGGGGCGTCTGCGCAGCGCGCTGCGCGCCTACGCGCTGGTCTGCGACGACCCGGCCAGCGCGCTGACCCTGCTCGACCGCAAGATCCAGCATTTCGAGACCGGCAACCTGGCCACGGTTCTCTACGCCATGATCTCCCCGGACCGGACCATCATCCGGGTTTCCCTCGCCGGCCACCTGCAACCCGTCCTGGCCGCACCAGGGCGCCCGGCCGAGACGGTGCAGATTCCCGTCGATCTTCCCCTGGGTGTCGGCCCACGTCAGCCGGTCCGCCGGTGCACCGACGTCGTGTTCCCCTCCGACGCGGTACTGATCTGCTACACCGATGGGCTCGTCGAACGCCGCGGCGAGGTCATCGACGTCGGCATCGACCGGCTCTGCGCGGCCGTCGAACCAGGTCGCGCCGAGGAGGTCTGCGCCCGTGTCATGACCACGCTCGCCGGCGAGCAGAGCACCGACGACATCGCCCTGCTCGCCATCCACTCGGCCAACAGACCTATCTCGTGA
- a CDS encoding low temperature requirement protein A yields MLTGAATRGLGDSRTPDRATVLELLFDIVYVFALARLAGRVADDLTIVRHALLSEAGQTLLFFAAMWMIWSLNSLMASTYDPRRADIQIVLLATMFGTLVLAVTLPQAFGQRGVIFACAYVLIQVGRPLYLTWALRGHPMREVSARVLSWHAVSGVLWIGGGISGGLGRGVFWTVALCIEVVGAATNWPALGISGARRSALAGVSYTHLAERYNQFFMIALAEVVLEAGITISYPGFSTLRTITLIAAFVAVVAFWRIYFYHVYPGRDTTASSAGEGMQLSRWASFSLLLIVGGIICTAVGFGQVIEDPDPPIDWALVVIIFGGPVLFLIGRTYLEQLSPAGPRCRVLLLGALALVVAAPPMVFLPPIAAVVTAASILAAIAIFDGFAHRRGPETNPPL; encoded by the coding sequence GTGCTGACCGGCGCAGCGACTCGAGGGCTCGGGGACAGCAGGACCCCGGACCGGGCAACCGTCCTGGAGTTGCTCTTCGACATCGTCTACGTCTTCGCGCTCGCCCGCCTCGCCGGGCGGGTCGCCGACGACCTGACCATCGTCCGGCACGCGCTGCTGTCCGAGGCCGGTCAGACGCTGCTGTTCTTCGCGGCGATGTGGATGATCTGGTCGCTGAACTCCCTGATGGCGAGCACCTACGACCCGCGCCGAGCCGATATCCAGATCGTCCTGCTGGCGACGATGTTCGGCACGCTGGTGCTGGCGGTCACCCTGCCCCAGGCGTTCGGGCAGCGTGGTGTGATCTTCGCCTGCGCGTACGTCCTCATCCAGGTCGGCCGCCCGCTCTACCTGACGTGGGCCCTGCGGGGCCACCCGATGCGAGAGGTCTCGGCCCGGGTGCTGAGCTGGCACGCGGTGTCCGGCGTGCTGTGGATCGGCGGCGGCATCAGCGGGGGGCTCGGCCGCGGCGTCTTCTGGACCGTCGCCCTCTGCATCGAAGTCGTCGGGGCGGCCACCAACTGGCCCGCCCTCGGAATTTCCGGCGCGCGCCGCAGCGCCCTGGCCGGAGTCTCCTACACACACCTCGCCGAGCGGTACAACCAGTTCTTCATGATCGCGCTCGCCGAGGTGGTGCTGGAAGCTGGCATCACCATCAGCTACCCGGGCTTCTCGACCCTGCGGACCATCACCCTCATCGCCGCGTTCGTGGCCGTGGTGGCGTTCTGGCGGATCTACTTCTACCACGTGTATCCAGGTCGGGACACGACCGCCAGCTCGGCCGGAGAGGGGATGCAACTGTCCCGGTGGGCGAGCTTCAGCCTGCTGCTCATCGTCGGTGGCATCATCTGCACAGCGGTCGGCTTCGGGCAGGTCATCGAGGACCCGGATCCACCGATCGACTGGGCGTTGGTGGTCATCATCTTCGGCGGGCCGGTGCTGTTCCTGATCGGGCGGACCTACCTGGAACAGTTGTCCCCCGCCGGGCCGCGCTGCCGGGTGCTGCTGCTCGGCGCGCTGGCGCTGGTCGTCGCGGCGCCGCCCATGGTGTTCCTTCCGCCGATCGCCGCGGTTGTCACTGCCGCGTCGATCCTGGCCGCGATCGCCATCTTCGACGGGTTCGCCCATCGGCGCGGACCGGAAACCAATCCGCCGCTGTAG
- a CDS encoding sensor histidine kinase — protein sequence MSISVATRTDSFAHPALFYADHDEYLAGTLPFIQAGLAADEPVMVAVPGDNLHHIRAALGTDAGRVQLHDMSVAGRNPARIIPGVLLAFAAAHAGKRVRIIGEPIWAGRTATEYPACAQHEALINAAFAGRPATILCPYDTRHLDRRWLDDAHRTHPVVQLGSVVRESPHYADPVAVAAGFNLPLQDPPARATTITIDLHALSVIRRVVTAEAIAAGLPSDRVADLTLAVSELAANTIKHTAGGGTLAVWTDDTRLICQLTDTGHITNPLAGRIPVPPQQPGSRGLLLVNQLCDLVRVHTVPGATTIRLHMHR from the coding sequence TTGAGTATCTCCGTCGCCACCAGGACCGACAGCTTCGCGCACCCCGCTCTCTTCTACGCGGACCACGACGAGTACCTGGCCGGCACGCTGCCGTTCATCCAGGCCGGTCTCGCCGCCGACGAGCCGGTCATGGTCGCCGTCCCGGGGGACAACCTCCACCACATCCGCGCCGCGCTCGGCACCGACGCGGGCCGGGTCCAGCTGCACGACATGAGCGTGGCCGGGCGCAACCCCGCGCGGATCATCCCGGGCGTCCTGCTCGCCTTCGCCGCCGCCCACGCCGGGAAGCGGGTGCGCATCATCGGCGAACCGATCTGGGCCGGCCGTACCGCGACCGAATACCCCGCCTGCGCCCAGCACGAGGCACTGATCAACGCCGCGTTCGCCGGCCGGCCGGCCACCATCCTCTGCCCCTACGACACCCGTCACCTGGACCGGCGCTGGCTCGACGACGCCCACCGCACCCATCCCGTCGTCCAGCTGGGCAGTGTGGTGCGGGAGAGCCCGCACTACGCCGACCCGGTCGCGGTGGCCGCAGGGTTCAATCTGCCGCTGCAGGACCCGCCCGCCCGGGCGACCACCATCACCATCGACCTGCACGCCCTCTCGGTCATCCGCCGGGTGGTGACCGCCGAGGCCATCGCGGCCGGCCTGCCCTCCGACCGGGTCGCCGACCTCACCCTGGCGGTCAGCGAACTGGCCGCGAACACGATCAAGCACACCGCCGGCGGCGGCACCCTCGCCGTCTGGACCGACGACACCCGGCTGATCTGCCAGCTCACCGACACCGGGCACATCACGAATCCACTCGCCGGCCGGATTCCCGTGCCGCCGCAGCAGCCTGGCAGCCGAGGGCTCCTCCTGGTCAACCAGCTCTGCGATCTCGTGCGGGTCCACACCGTGCCGGGTGCCACCACGATCCGCCTGCACATGCACCGCTGA
- a CDS encoding acetyltransferase, protein MTNLVIRPLVAGEEHLFDSMPDPLPQLRKVGYADGITGGGYRPETTWIALRSGRVVARAAWLLPPGAVGAPWLEWFDLAAEPEVGAALLRAAHEALGGPGLYFAAMPAHWRRRPEVLAVMEAPMAAARLVGLVEQGERLRCSWTGTPLPATSGRYAFRPAADPTEINALVARIAEPDVLTGVEIALAVSGVDLATDPLAWLRGPAGDWRIALDDGVPVGLVGPAGDACYPLIAYLGLLDEAVRSELLVEAVRVLAAGGAREVIADVDAHRVAVLAELERTGFRQLRSRVVFAPATDTPPEQAVAAADRLG, encoded by the coding sequence ATGACCAACCTGGTCATCCGTCCGCTCGTCGCGGGCGAGGAACACCTGTTCGACTCCATGCCCGATCCGCTTCCCCAACTGCGCAAGGTCGGCTACGCCGACGGGATCACCGGCGGCGGCTACCGACCCGAGACCACCTGGATCGCCCTACGGAGCGGCCGCGTGGTCGCCCGGGCGGCCTGGCTCCTTCCGCCGGGCGCCGTCGGTGCGCCCTGGTTGGAGTGGTTCGACCTGGCCGCCGAGCCGGAGGTGGGCGCCGCACTCCTGCGCGCCGCCCACGAGGCGCTGGGCGGTCCCGGCCTGTACTTCGCCGCCATGCCGGCGCACTGGCGGCGGCGGCCCGAGGTGCTGGCCGTGATGGAGGCGCCGATGGCGGCGGCTCGACTCGTCGGCCTGGTCGAGCAGGGCGAGCGGCTGAGATGCTCGTGGACGGGCACGCCGTTGCCGGCCACTTCCGGGCGGTACGCCTTCCGCCCGGCCGCCGACCCGACCGAGATCAACGCCCTGGTCGCCCGGATCGCCGAGCCGGACGTGCTGACCGGCGTGGAGATAGCCCTGGCGGTCAGCGGCGTCGACCTGGCCACCGACCCGCTGGCCTGGCTGCGGGGTCCTGCGGGGGACTGGCGGATCGCACTGGACGACGGCGTGCCGGTCGGGCTGGTCGGACCAGCGGGCGACGCCTGTTACCCGCTCATCGCCTACCTCGGTCTGCTCGACGAGGCCGTCCGGAGTGAGCTGCTGGTCGAGGCGGTCCGGGTGTTGGCAGCCGGTGGCGCCCGGGAGGTGATCGCCGACGTGGACGCCCACCGGGTGGCGGTGCTGGCGGAGTTGGAACGGACCGGATTCCGACAGCTGCGCTCGCGGGTCGTCTTCGCACCGGCGACCGACACGCCGCCCGAACAGGCGGTCGCCGCCGCCGACCGTCTGGGCTGA